The Neovison vison isolate M4711 chromosome 10, ASM_NN_V1, whole genome shotgun sequence genome has a segment encoding these proteins:
- the RHBG gene encoding ammonium transporter Rh type B isoform X4 — MARSPRRAAGRRLQLPLLCLLLQGATAILFAAFVRYNPETDAALWHWGNHSHADNEFYFRYPSFQDVHAMVFAGFGFLMAFLQRYGFGSVGFTFLLAAFTLQWSTLVQGFLHSMHGGRIHVGVQSMVNADFCAGAVLISFGAVLGRTGPAQLLLMALLETVLFGINEFVLLSLLGVKDAGGSMTIHTFGAYFGLVLSRVLYRPQLEKSKHRQGSIYHSDLFAMIGTIFLWVFWPSFNSAPTGLGDGQHRTALNTYYSLTASTLGTFALSALVGERGRLDMVHIQNAALAGGVVVGTAGEMMLTPFGALAAGFLAGTVSTLGYKFFTPILEAKFKVQDTCGVHNLHGLPGVLGALLGVLAAGLATHEAYGEGLDSVFPLVAVGRRTATSQAIYQLFGLLVTLTFASVGGGLGGLLLKLPFLGSPADSQCYEDQVYWKVPGEQEEEAQGPLRAEEPDSRA; from the exons ATGGCCAGGTCCCCACGCCGCGCCGCGGGCCGGCGACTGCAGCTGCCACTGctgtgcctcctcctccagggcgCCACCGCCATCCTCTTTGCCGCCTTTGTCCGCTACAACCCCGAAACCGATGCCGCGCTCTGGCACTGGGGCAACCACAGTCACGCGGACAACGAATTTTACTTTCGCTACCCAA GTTTCCAGGACGTGCACGCCATGGTGTTCGCGGGCTTCGGCTTCCTCATGGCCTTCCTGCAGCGCTACGGCTTTGGCAGCGTGGGCTTCACCTTCCTCCTGGCCGCCTTCACCCTGCAGTGGTCCACGCTCGTCCAGGGTTTCCTGCACTCCATGCACGGGGGCCGCATCCATGTGGGCGTGCAGAG CATGGTCAACGCGGACTTCTGTGCGGGGGCTGTGCTCATCTCCTTCGGCGCCGTCCTGGGCAGGACTGGGCCTGCTCAGCTGCTGCTCATGGCCCTGCTGGAGACCGTACTGTTCGGGATCAATGAGTTTGTGCTCCTCAGCCTCCTGGGG GTCAAGGACGCGGGAGGCTCCATGACTATCCACACCTTCGGGGCCTACTTCGGGCTGGTCCTCTCTCGGGTCCTCTACCGGCCTCAGCTGGAGAAGAGCAAACATCGCCAGGGCTCCATCTACCATTCCGACCTGTTTGCCATGATTG GCACCATCTTCCTGTGGGTCTTCTGGCCCAGCTTCAACTCTGCGCCCACTGGGCTGGGGGACGGGCAGCACCGGACAGCGCTCAACACGTACTACTCCCTGACGGCGAGCACCCTCGGCACCTTTGCCTTGTCGGCCCTGGTCGGGGAGCGCGGCCGGCTGGACATG GTCCACATCCAGAACGCTGCGCTGGCCGGAGGGGTTGTGGTGGGGACAGCAGGTGAAATGATGCTGACGCCCTTTGGGGCCCTGGCAGCTGGCTTCCTGGCCGGGACGGTCTCCACGTTGGGATACAAGTTCTTCACG CCCATCCTCGAGGCAAAATTCAAAGTCCAAGACACATGTGGTGTCCACAACCTCCACGGGCTGCCTGGAGTCCTGGGAGCCCTCTTGGGGGTCCTTGCGGCCGGGCTGGCCACCCACGAAGCTTATGGAGAAGG CCTGGACAGCGTGTTTCCGCTAGTAGCCGTGGGCCGGCGCACTGCCACGTCCCAGGCCATCTACCAACTCTTCGGGCTGTTGGTCACACTGACATTTGCTTCCGTGGGTGGGGGCCTCGGAG GCCTCCTGCTGAAGCTGCCCTTCCTGGGCTCCCCCGCGGACTCCCAGTGCTACGAGGACCAAGTTTACTGGAAG gtgcctggggagcaggaggaggaagcccAGGGCCCTCTGAGGGCAGAGGAGCCAGACAGCCGGGCCTGA
- the RHBG gene encoding ammonium transporter Rh type B isoform X1: MARSPRRAAGRRLQLPLLCLLLQGATAILFAAFVRYNPETDAALWHWGNHSHADNEFYFRYPSFQDVHAMVFAGFGFLMAFLQRYGFGSVGFTFLLAAFTLQWSTLVQGFLHSMHGGRIHVGVQSMVNADFCAGAVLISFGAVLGRTGPAQLLLMALLETVLFGINEFVLLSLLGVSRGVPGQGKAQAGRAWGRVGWVGADGRPYMSALPPQVKDAGGSMTIHTFGAYFGLVLSRVLYRPQLEKSKHRQGSIYHSDLFAMIGTIFLWVFWPSFNSAPTGLGDGQHRTALNTYYSLTASTLGTFALSALVGERGRLDMVHIQNAALAGGVVVGTAGEMMLTPFGALAAGFLAGTVSTLGYKFFTPILEAKFKVQDTCGVHNLHGLPGVLGALLGVLAAGLATHEAYGEGKSLDSVFPLVAVGRRTATSQAIYQLFGLLVTLTFASVGGGLGGLLLKLPFLGSPADSQCYEDQVYWKVPGEQEEEAQGPLRAEEPDSRA, from the exons ATGGCCAGGTCCCCACGCCGCGCCGCGGGCCGGCGACTGCAGCTGCCACTGctgtgcctcctcctccagggcgCCACCGCCATCCTCTTTGCCGCCTTTGTCCGCTACAACCCCGAAACCGATGCCGCGCTCTGGCACTGGGGCAACCACAGTCACGCGGACAACGAATTTTACTTTCGCTACCCAA GTTTCCAGGACGTGCACGCCATGGTGTTCGCGGGCTTCGGCTTCCTCATGGCCTTCCTGCAGCGCTACGGCTTTGGCAGCGTGGGCTTCACCTTCCTCCTGGCCGCCTTCACCCTGCAGTGGTCCACGCTCGTCCAGGGTTTCCTGCACTCCATGCACGGGGGCCGCATCCATGTGGGCGTGCAGAG CATGGTCAACGCGGACTTCTGTGCGGGGGCTGTGCTCATCTCCTTCGGCGCCGTCCTGGGCAGGACTGGGCCTGCTCAGCTGCTGCTCATGGCCCTGCTGGAGACCGTACTGTTCGGGATCAATGAGTTTGTGCTCCTCAGCCTCCTGGGGGTGAGTCGGGGGGTGCCCGGTCAGGGCAAGGCCCAAGCGGGGAGAGCTTGGGGccgggtggggtgggtgggggcggaTGGCCGCCCCTACATGTCTGCTCTACCTCCCCAGGTCAAGGACGCGGGAGGCTCCATGACTATCCACACCTTCGGGGCCTACTTCGGGCTGGTCCTCTCTCGGGTCCTCTACCGGCCTCAGCTGGAGAAGAGCAAACATCGCCAGGGCTCCATCTACCATTCCGACCTGTTTGCCATGATTG GCACCATCTTCCTGTGGGTCTTCTGGCCCAGCTTCAACTCTGCGCCCACTGGGCTGGGGGACGGGCAGCACCGGACAGCGCTCAACACGTACTACTCCCTGACGGCGAGCACCCTCGGCACCTTTGCCTTGTCGGCCCTGGTCGGGGAGCGCGGCCGGCTGGACATG GTCCACATCCAGAACGCTGCGCTGGCCGGAGGGGTTGTGGTGGGGACAGCAGGTGAAATGATGCTGACGCCCTTTGGGGCCCTGGCAGCTGGCTTCCTGGCCGGGACGGTCTCCACGTTGGGATACAAGTTCTTCACG CCCATCCTCGAGGCAAAATTCAAAGTCCAAGACACATGTGGTGTCCACAACCTCCACGGGCTGCCTGGAGTCCTGGGAGCCCTCTTGGGGGTCCTTGCGGCCGGGCTGGCCACCCACGAAGCTTATGGAGAAGG GAAGAG CCTGGACAGCGTGTTTCCGCTAGTAGCCGTGGGCCGGCGCACTGCCACGTCCCAGGCCATCTACCAACTCTTCGGGCTGTTGGTCACACTGACATTTGCTTCCGTGGGTGGGGGCCTCGGAG GCCTCCTGCTGAAGCTGCCCTTCCTGGGCTCCCCCGCGGACTCCCAGTGCTACGAGGACCAAGTTTACTGGAAG gtgcctggggagcaggaggaggaagcccAGGGCCCTCTGAGGGCAGAGGAGCCAGACAGCCGGGCCTGA
- the RHBG gene encoding ammonium transporter Rh type B isoform X2, which produces MARSPRRAAGRRLQLPLLCLLLQGATAILFAAFVRYNPETDAALWHWGNHSHADNEFYFRYPSFQDVHAMVFAGFGFLMAFLQRYGFGSVGFTFLLAAFTLQWSTLVQGFLHSMHGGRIHVGVQSMVNADFCAGAVLISFGAVLGRTGPAQLLLMALLETVLFGINEFVLLSLLGVSRGVPGQGKAQAGRAWGRVGWVGADGRPYMSALPPQVKDAGGSMTIHTFGAYFGLVLSRVLYRPQLEKSKHRQGSIYHSDLFAMIGTIFLWVFWPSFNSAPTGLGDGQHRTALNTYYSLTASTLGTFALSALVGERGRLDMVHIQNAALAGGVVVGTAGEMMLTPFGALAAGFLAGTVSTLGYKFFTPILEAKFKVQDTCGVHNLHGLPGVLGALLGVLAAGLATHEAYGEGLDSVFPLVAVGRRTATSQAIYQLFGLLVTLTFASVGGGLGGLLLKLPFLGSPADSQCYEDQVYWKVPGEQEEEAQGPLRAEEPDSRA; this is translated from the exons ATGGCCAGGTCCCCACGCCGCGCCGCGGGCCGGCGACTGCAGCTGCCACTGctgtgcctcctcctccagggcgCCACCGCCATCCTCTTTGCCGCCTTTGTCCGCTACAACCCCGAAACCGATGCCGCGCTCTGGCACTGGGGCAACCACAGTCACGCGGACAACGAATTTTACTTTCGCTACCCAA GTTTCCAGGACGTGCACGCCATGGTGTTCGCGGGCTTCGGCTTCCTCATGGCCTTCCTGCAGCGCTACGGCTTTGGCAGCGTGGGCTTCACCTTCCTCCTGGCCGCCTTCACCCTGCAGTGGTCCACGCTCGTCCAGGGTTTCCTGCACTCCATGCACGGGGGCCGCATCCATGTGGGCGTGCAGAG CATGGTCAACGCGGACTTCTGTGCGGGGGCTGTGCTCATCTCCTTCGGCGCCGTCCTGGGCAGGACTGGGCCTGCTCAGCTGCTGCTCATGGCCCTGCTGGAGACCGTACTGTTCGGGATCAATGAGTTTGTGCTCCTCAGCCTCCTGGGGGTGAGTCGGGGGGTGCCCGGTCAGGGCAAGGCCCAAGCGGGGAGAGCTTGGGGccgggtggggtgggtgggggcggaTGGCCGCCCCTACATGTCTGCTCTACCTCCCCAGGTCAAGGACGCGGGAGGCTCCATGACTATCCACACCTTCGGGGCCTACTTCGGGCTGGTCCTCTCTCGGGTCCTCTACCGGCCTCAGCTGGAGAAGAGCAAACATCGCCAGGGCTCCATCTACCATTCCGACCTGTTTGCCATGATTG GCACCATCTTCCTGTGGGTCTTCTGGCCCAGCTTCAACTCTGCGCCCACTGGGCTGGGGGACGGGCAGCACCGGACAGCGCTCAACACGTACTACTCCCTGACGGCGAGCACCCTCGGCACCTTTGCCTTGTCGGCCCTGGTCGGGGAGCGCGGCCGGCTGGACATG GTCCACATCCAGAACGCTGCGCTGGCCGGAGGGGTTGTGGTGGGGACAGCAGGTGAAATGATGCTGACGCCCTTTGGGGCCCTGGCAGCTGGCTTCCTGGCCGGGACGGTCTCCACGTTGGGATACAAGTTCTTCACG CCCATCCTCGAGGCAAAATTCAAAGTCCAAGACACATGTGGTGTCCACAACCTCCACGGGCTGCCTGGAGTCCTGGGAGCCCTCTTGGGGGTCCTTGCGGCCGGGCTGGCCACCCACGAAGCTTATGGAGAAGG CCTGGACAGCGTGTTTCCGCTAGTAGCCGTGGGCCGGCGCACTGCCACGTCCCAGGCCATCTACCAACTCTTCGGGCTGTTGGTCACACTGACATTTGCTTCCGTGGGTGGGGGCCTCGGAG GCCTCCTGCTGAAGCTGCCCTTCCTGGGCTCCCCCGCGGACTCCCAGTGCTACGAGGACCAAGTTTACTGGAAG gtgcctggggagcaggaggaggaagcccAGGGCCCTCTGAGGGCAGAGGAGCCAGACAGCCGGGCCTGA
- the RHBG gene encoding ammonium transporter Rh type B isoform X3: MARSPRRAAGRRLQLPLLCLLLQGATAILFAAFVRYNPETDAALWHWGNHSHADNEFYFRYPSFQDVHAMVFAGFGFLMAFLQRYGFGSVGFTFLLAAFTLQWSTLVQGFLHSMHGGRIHVGVQSMVNADFCAGAVLISFGAVLGRTGPAQLLLMALLETVLFGINEFVLLSLLGVKDAGGSMTIHTFGAYFGLVLSRVLYRPQLEKSKHRQGSIYHSDLFAMIGTIFLWVFWPSFNSAPTGLGDGQHRTALNTYYSLTASTLGTFALSALVGERGRLDMVHIQNAALAGGVVVGTAGEMMLTPFGALAAGFLAGTVSTLGYKFFTPILEAKFKVQDTCGVHNLHGLPGVLGALLGVLAAGLATHEAYGEGKSLDSVFPLVAVGRRTATSQAIYQLFGLLVTLTFASVGGGLGGLLLKLPFLGSPADSQCYEDQVYWKVPGEQEEEAQGPLRAEEPDSRA; this comes from the exons ATGGCCAGGTCCCCACGCCGCGCCGCGGGCCGGCGACTGCAGCTGCCACTGctgtgcctcctcctccagggcgCCACCGCCATCCTCTTTGCCGCCTTTGTCCGCTACAACCCCGAAACCGATGCCGCGCTCTGGCACTGGGGCAACCACAGTCACGCGGACAACGAATTTTACTTTCGCTACCCAA GTTTCCAGGACGTGCACGCCATGGTGTTCGCGGGCTTCGGCTTCCTCATGGCCTTCCTGCAGCGCTACGGCTTTGGCAGCGTGGGCTTCACCTTCCTCCTGGCCGCCTTCACCCTGCAGTGGTCCACGCTCGTCCAGGGTTTCCTGCACTCCATGCACGGGGGCCGCATCCATGTGGGCGTGCAGAG CATGGTCAACGCGGACTTCTGTGCGGGGGCTGTGCTCATCTCCTTCGGCGCCGTCCTGGGCAGGACTGGGCCTGCTCAGCTGCTGCTCATGGCCCTGCTGGAGACCGTACTGTTCGGGATCAATGAGTTTGTGCTCCTCAGCCTCCTGGGG GTCAAGGACGCGGGAGGCTCCATGACTATCCACACCTTCGGGGCCTACTTCGGGCTGGTCCTCTCTCGGGTCCTCTACCGGCCTCAGCTGGAGAAGAGCAAACATCGCCAGGGCTCCATCTACCATTCCGACCTGTTTGCCATGATTG GCACCATCTTCCTGTGGGTCTTCTGGCCCAGCTTCAACTCTGCGCCCACTGGGCTGGGGGACGGGCAGCACCGGACAGCGCTCAACACGTACTACTCCCTGACGGCGAGCACCCTCGGCACCTTTGCCTTGTCGGCCCTGGTCGGGGAGCGCGGCCGGCTGGACATG GTCCACATCCAGAACGCTGCGCTGGCCGGAGGGGTTGTGGTGGGGACAGCAGGTGAAATGATGCTGACGCCCTTTGGGGCCCTGGCAGCTGGCTTCCTGGCCGGGACGGTCTCCACGTTGGGATACAAGTTCTTCACG CCCATCCTCGAGGCAAAATTCAAAGTCCAAGACACATGTGGTGTCCACAACCTCCACGGGCTGCCTGGAGTCCTGGGAGCCCTCTTGGGGGTCCTTGCGGCCGGGCTGGCCACCCACGAAGCTTATGGAGAAGG GAAGAG CCTGGACAGCGTGTTTCCGCTAGTAGCCGTGGGCCGGCGCACTGCCACGTCCCAGGCCATCTACCAACTCTTCGGGCTGTTGGTCACACTGACATTTGCTTCCGTGGGTGGGGGCCTCGGAG GCCTCCTGCTGAAGCTGCCCTTCCTGGGCTCCCCCGCGGACTCCCAGTGCTACGAGGACCAAGTTTACTGGAAG gtgcctggggagcaggaggaggaagcccAGGGCCCTCTGAGGGCAGAGGAGCCAGACAGCCGGGCCTGA